One window of the Gavia stellata isolate bGavSte3 chromosome 9, bGavSte3.hap2, whole genome shotgun sequence genome contains the following:
- the EGR2 gene encoding E3 SUMO-protein ligase EGR2 produces MMTAKAVDKIPVTLGGFVHQLPEGIYPADDISAALPTSVAIFPNADLAGPFDQMSGVAGDGMINVDMGDKRALDLPYGGGGFAPNAPASRNQTFTYMGKFSIDPQYPGAGCYPEGIINIVSAGILQGVSTPSSAASAASSAASSASSSATAASAASAASPNPLAGALGCTMAQGQPADLEHLYSPPPPPYSGCGDLYPQDPSSAFLPAAGGGALPFPPPPSYPSPKAAAADGGLFTMIPEYGGFFPPPQCQRELHAGPDRKPFPCPLDSLRVPPPLTPLSTIRNFTMGAPPAGAAPGSAPGGGGGGEGAGARLPAGAYSPHHLPLRPILRPRKYPNRPSKTPVHERPYPCPAEGCDRRFSRSDELTRHIRIHTGHKPFQCRICMRNFSRSDHLTTHIRTHTGEKPFACDFCGRKFARSDERKRHTKIHLRQKERKGAAAAAGGCPQPGGGSGAAALAPCAARTRTP; encoded by the exons atGATGACCGCCAAGGCGGTGGACAAGATCCCGGTGACCCTCGGCGGGTTTGTGCACCAGCTCCCCGAGGGCATTTACCCGGCGGATGACATCTCCGCCGCGCTGCCAACTTCGGTCGCGATCTTCCCCAATGCCGACCTGGCAGGGCCGTTTGACCAGATGAGCGGTGTGGCAGGAG ACGGCATGATCAACGTGGACATGGGCGACAAGCGGGCCCTGGACCTGCCCTACGGCGGCGGCGGCTTCGCGCCCAACGCCCCGGCCTCCCGCAACCAGACCTTCACCTACATGGGCAAATTCTCCATCGACCCGCAGTACCCCGGCGCCGGCTGCTACCCCGAGGGCATCATCAACATCGTGAGCGCGGGGATCCTGCAGGGGGTCAGCACGCCCTCctccgccgcctccgccgcctcctccgccgcctcctccgcctcctcctcggccaccgccgcctccgccgcctccgccgcctccCCCAACCCGCTGGCCGGGGCCCTCGGCTGCACCATGGCGCAGGGCCAGCCGGCCGACCTGGAGCACCTCTactcgccgccgccgccgccctaCTCGGGCTGCGGCGACCTGTACCCGCAGGACCCCTCCTCGGCCTTcctgcccgccgccggcggcggggcgctgcctttccccccgccgccctcctACCCCTCCCcgaaggcggcggcggccgaCGGCGGGCTCTTCACCATGATCCCCGAGTACGGCGGCTTCTTCCCGCCGCCCCAGTGCCAGCGGGAGCTGCACGCCGGCCCCGACCGCaagcccttcccctgccccctcGACTCGCTCCGCGTCCCGCCGCCCCTCACGCCGCTCTCCACCATCCGCAACTTCACCATGGGAGCGCCCCCGGCGGGCGCCGCCCCCGGCAGTgctcccggcggcggcggcgggggcgagGGCGCGGgcgcccggctgcccgccggcgcCTACAGCCCGCACCACCTGCCGCTGCGGCCCATCCTGCGGCCCCGCAAGTACCCCAACCGGCCCAGCAAGACGCCGGTGCACGAGCGGCCCTACCCCTGCCCCGCCGAGGGCTGCGACCGCCGCTTCTCCCGCTCCGACGAGCTCACCCGGCACATCCGCATCCACACGGGCCACAAGCCCTTCCAGTGCCGCATCTGCATGCGGAACTTCAGCCGCAGCGACCACCTCACCACCCACATCCGCACGCACACCGGCGAGAAGCCCTTCGCCTGCGACTTCTGCGGCAGGAAGTTCGCCCGCTCCGACGAGAGGAAGCGGCACACCAAGATCCACCTGCGCCAGAAGGAGCGGAAAGgagccgccgcggccgccggcgggtGCCCGcagcccggcggcgggagcggcgccGCCGCCCTGGCCCCCTGCGCGGCGCGGACGCGGACGCCCTGA